A DNA window from Mesorhizobium sp. C432A contains the following coding sequences:
- a CDS encoding methylmalonyl-CoA mutase subunit beta yields the protein MGAGALTRSIEPADVERQRWLALAEKALAGASFEEKLVSHTDDQIRIEPLYDRAAGAEPLVRANPKLPWIVSQRIDDPDIGRAKAQALDDVAQGATGLSLVFEGAPNAFGYGLPRTAQALETVLDGVPLNRTQIRIDAHPWSRAVADWLVAFLSKRRSDPAKLNLSFGIDPAAIFAGTGRLRMSIEALQASMPQSLAHFFSLGVPGVLLEADGRVFHNAGATEAQELGTMLASAVSYLRMFEDARQPLVYAAPHIGFALSVDQDQFLSMAKVRALRRLWARIQETCSIPASTANIHAETSFRMMTAADPETNILRTTIASFAAAAGGADSISILPHTIALGLPAGFARRIARNAQLIMANESHIDHVADPAFGSGAVEALTLGLCEAAWEEFQRIEAEGGVLASLQQGHIQKRVKAASERRAEAYRSGERAIIGTTLYPLKNDAPVETLAAERRPPFTEGVAVCEALFPVRIDQAIGAAQ from the coding sequence ATGGGCGCCGGAGCCTTGACCAGGAGCATCGAACCCGCTGACGTCGAGCGCCAGCGTTGGCTGGCCTTGGCCGAAAAGGCGCTCGCCGGCGCCTCCTTCGAGGAAAAACTGGTCTCGCATACCGACGATCAGATTCGCATCGAACCGCTCTACGATCGCGCCGCCGGCGCCGAGCCGCTTGTGCGCGCCAACCCCAAATTGCCCTGGATCGTCAGCCAGCGCATTGACGATCCCGATATCGGCCGCGCCAAGGCGCAGGCCCTGGACGATGTGGCACAAGGCGCGACGGGATTGTCGCTTGTCTTCGAGGGTGCTCCGAATGCGTTCGGCTATGGCCTGCCAAGGACGGCGCAGGCGCTGGAAACGGTGCTGGATGGCGTACCGCTCAACCGCACGCAGATCCGCATCGACGCCCATCCCTGGAGCCGTGCCGTCGCCGACTGGCTGGTGGCGTTCCTGAGCAAGCGCCGCTCCGACCCGGCAAAGCTGAACCTCTCCTTCGGCATCGACCCGGCGGCAATCTTTGCCGGAACCGGCCGGCTGCGCATGTCGATCGAGGCGTTGCAGGCATCGATGCCGCAATCGCTGGCGCATTTCTTCTCGCTGGGCGTGCCGGGTGTGCTGCTGGAGGCCGACGGGCGGGTGTTCCACAATGCCGGCGCCACGGAAGCGCAGGAACTCGGCACCATGCTCGCTTCCGCCGTGTCATACCTCAGGATGTTCGAGGATGCGCGCCAGCCGCTTGTCTATGCCGCTCCCCATATCGGCTTTGCGCTGAGCGTCGACCAGGACCAGTTCCTGTCGATGGCCAAGGTCCGGGCCTTGCGCAGGCTGTGGGCGCGCATCCAGGAAACCTGTTCCATCCCGGCATCGACAGCCAACATCCATGCCGAGACGTCGTTCCGCATGATGACGGCGGCGGATCCCGAAACCAACATCCTGCGCACCACCATCGCCAGCTTTGCAGCGGCAGCAGGCGGCGCGGACTCGATCTCCATCCTGCCACACACCATCGCCCTCGGGCTGCCGGCCGGCTTTGCCCGCCGCATCGCCCGCAATGCGCAGTTGATCATGGCCAATGAAAGCCATATCGACCATGTCGCCGACCCAGCATTTGGGTCGGGCGCAGTCGAGGCGCTGACCCTGGGCCTGTGCGAAGCGGCGTGGGAAGAGTTCCAGCGGATCGAAGCGGAAGGCGGCGTTCTGGCAAGCCTGCAGCAAGGGCATATCCAGAAGCGCGTCAAGGCAGCATCCGAGCGCCGCGCCGAGGCCTACCGGTCGGGTGAACGGGCAATCATCGGCACCACGCTTTACCCGCTGAAAAACGATGCCCCGGTCGAGACGCTGGCGGCTGAGCGGCGGCCGCCTTTCACAGAGGGCGTGGCGGTGTGCGAGGCGCTGTTTCCGGTCCGCATCGACCAGGCAATCGGAGCCGCACAGTGA
- a CDS encoding AbrB/MazE/SpoVT family DNA-binding domain-containing protein, translating into MNTIIHGLEDGSGVVILPRETLDSLGLQVGDELQIIETDDGIILRPVPCDDVERQIRAARDVMDKYEPALRKLAVQIG; encoded by the coding sequence ATGAACACCATCATTCACGGACTTGAGGACGGATCGGGCGTTGTAATCCTGCCGCGGGAAACGCTCGACAGCTTGGGCCTGCAGGTGGGCGATGAACTCCAGATCATCGAAACCGACGACGGCATCATCCTAAGGCCGGTGCCGTGTGACGACGTCGAACGGCAAATACGTGCTGCTCGCGATGTCATGGACAAGTATGAGCCCGCGTTGCGAAAGCTGGCTGTGCAAATAGGGTGA
- a CDS encoding aldose 1-epimerase — MAGLLELRDDRARLVLAPQKGAAIARFDALVCGATVPLLRPDDGTGASGCQLLVPWSNRISGGGFAFDGRFHAIEPNVPGEAFPIHGDGFQREWRIASHSATEAELVLDAGEIGPYRYTARVAYALHDGALDATLTVENRTGIRLPYGLGFHPWFPRSAGTTLEAKAARVWLEDKHHLPVGVAPVADYPAWNFSNASLLPRSWVNNAFDGWDRRARITRPEDRIAISLTASPLLDVFILYSPSQDADFFCFEPVSHTVDAHHGKGLTPLEHGATLSANMRLDWRSAASL; from the coding sequence ATGGCCGGCCTCCTGGAACTGCGCGACGACCGCGCCCGTCTGGTCCTGGCGCCGCAAAAGGGCGCGGCGATCGCCCGCTTCGATGCACTGGTCTGCGGCGCAACGGTGCCGCTGCTCCGCCCCGACGATGGCACCGGCGCCTCCGGCTGCCAGCTTCTGGTTCCCTGGTCGAACCGCATCTCAGGCGGCGGTTTCGCCTTCGACGGCCGCTTCCATGCGATCGAGCCGAACGTGCCGGGGGAGGCCTTTCCAATCCATGGCGACGGCTTCCAGAGGGAGTGGCGGATTGCCAGCCACAGCGCCACCGAGGCAGAACTGGTCCTCGACGCCGGTGAAATCGGCCCCTACCGATATACGGCGCGGGTCGCCTATGCGCTGCATGACGGGGCCTTGGATGCCACGCTCACGGTGGAGAATCGCACCGGCATTCGCCTGCCTTACGGGCTCGGCTTTCATCCGTGGTTCCCGCGCAGCGCCGGAACGACGCTCGAGGCGAAGGCGGCGCGGGTCTGGCTGGAGGACAAGCATCATCTGCCGGTCGGCGTGGCGCCGGTGGCCGATTACCCCGCGTGGAATTTCTCGAACGCCTCCCTGTTGCCGCGAAGCTGGGTCAACAACGCCTTCGACGGCTGGGACCGCCGCGCCAGGATCACCCGGCCCGAGGACAGGATCGCCATCTCGCTCACCGCCTCGCCATTGCTCGACGTCTTCATCCTCTATTCGCCGTCGCAGGATGCCGATTTCTTCTGCTTCGAGCCGGTGTCGCATACCGTCGATGCGCATCACGGCAAAGGGCTGACCCCGCTTGAGCACGGCGCTACGCTGAGTGCAAACATGCGCCTCGATTGGCGTTCCGCTGCTTCGCTCTGA
- a CDS encoding DUF4189 domain-containing protein gives MRVNSAIAAIGMLLLCAGRLGAADLAPAADVPEPPAQEERGIWAAIAYSSPDEKHGFFWGADKRQEAMDIALKHCQNAGGGSCAVVSVFRNHRHWDDDDNTGFPYKHCGALAVGEKPEGRLTSWGAETAQTRRDAEDLTLQACERNGQKCKIREWVCT, from the coding sequence ATGAGGGTGAATTCCGCCATTGCGGCGATCGGCATGCTGTTGCTTTGCGCCGGGCGGCTGGGCGCGGCGGACCTAGCCCCGGCGGCGGACGTGCCCGAGCCGCCGGCCCAGGAGGAGAGAGGCATCTGGGCGGCGATCGCCTATTCGAGCCCCGACGAGAAGCACGGCTTCTTTTGGGGCGCCGACAAGCGGCAGGAGGCGATGGACATCGCGCTGAAGCATTGCCAGAACGCCGGCGGCGGCAGCTGCGCCGTGGTCAGCGTATTCCGCAATCATCGCCATTGGGACGATGACGACAATACCGGCTTTCCCTACAAGCATTGCGGCGCCCTCGCCGTAGGCGAGAAGCCGGAAGGGCGGCTGACCAGTTGGGGCGCCGAGACGGCGCAAACACGCCGGGATGCCGAAGACCTGACACTGCAGGCGTGCGAGCGGAACGGACAAAAATGCAAGATCCGCGAGTGGGTGTGCACATGA
- a CDS encoding invasion associated locus B family protein, producing MIRQAVLAVAISMTSMLLSGPLAAGQEAIPSGYRVKPSDVAIPADAKLGEYQRTTRPFENWTLICDENLKARQKVCNVTQIIEDQAGQVAFSWSLAATKEGNPYMILRAPPIAKSDAPVSLTFEGRKEPIKIQLDGCNQAVCVGMLPVGPIMREQISKAAASVISFPTTDGRTINVTATLKGLAAAVAAIN from the coding sequence ATGATCAGGCAGGCAGTCCTTGCTGTCGCGATATCCATGACGTCAATGCTCCTGTCCGGCCCGTTAGCGGCCGGGCAGGAAGCAATCCCTTCCGGCTACAGGGTAAAACCTTCCGACGTAGCGATCCCTGCGGATGCGAAGCTTGGCGAATATCAACGGACCACCCGTCCGTTCGAGAACTGGACGCTGATCTGCGACGAGAACCTGAAGGCGCGCCAAAAGGTCTGCAATGTCACCCAGATCATCGAGGACCAGGCAGGACAGGTTGCGTTCAGCTGGTCGCTTGCCGCCACCAAGGAAGGCAACCCCTACATGATCTTGCGCGCCCCGCCGATCGCCAAGAGCGACGCTCCTGTCTCGCTGACATTCGAGGGGCGCAAGGAGCCGATAAAAATTCAACTCGACGGATGCAATCAGGCCGTCTGCGTCGGCATGCTGCCGGTTGGTCCGATCATGCGCGAACAGATTTCGAAGGCCGCGGCATCCGTCATCTCCTTCCCGACCACGGATGGCAGGACGATCAACGTAACCGCGACCCTCAAGGGCTTGGCCGCGGCCGTTGCGGCGATCAATTGA
- a CDS encoding asparaginase, producing the protein MTNPVLVEVLRGAIVESAHRGAVAIFDGDGKPVLEIGDTARPVFPRSAVKVIQALPLVETGAADAYGLGDRELALACASHSGEPAHVELAQAMLAKAGLDKSALECGAHWPSSHDATIALARTGVSPNALHNNCSGKHSGFLCTCVHSGIAHQGYVKAGHGLQEMVRDAMQAVTGAAHDADHRATDGCSIPTYAVPLKSFALGFARMATGRSFGPERAKAAKRLLSACMAEPFLVAGTGKVDVALMQAAPGRIFVKTGAEGVYCAAVPELGLGIALKCDDGAGRAAEVMIATVLAKLLSADGALAANLLERANPPIESRIGAKVGSLRPTTTLS; encoded by the coding sequence ATGACAAATCCGGTTCTGGTCGAGGTCTTGCGCGGCGCGATCGTCGAGAGCGCCCATCGCGGCGCTGTCGCAATCTTCGACGGTGACGGCAAGCCTGTCCTGGAGATCGGCGATACGGCGCGGCCGGTGTTTCCGCGCTCGGCGGTCAAGGTGATCCAGGCGCTGCCGCTGGTTGAAACGGGTGCTGCCGATGCGTACGGCTTGGGCGACCGCGAACTGGCGCTGGCCTGCGCTTCGCATTCGGGCGAACCCGCGCATGTCGAACTGGCGCAGGCGATGCTGGCCAAGGCCGGGCTCGACAAGTCGGCGCTGGAATGCGGCGCGCATTGGCCGTCGAGCCACGACGCGACGATCGCACTGGCCCGCACAGGCGTCTCGCCGAACGCACTGCACAACAATTGCTCGGGCAAGCATTCCGGATTTCTCTGCACCTGCGTGCACTCAGGGATTGCCCACCAAGGCTACGTCAAGGCAGGCCATGGTTTGCAGGAGATGGTGCGCGACGCCATGCAGGCGGTGACCGGCGCTGCCCACGATGCGGATCACCGGGCAACCGATGGCTGCTCGATTCCCACCTATGCCGTGCCGCTGAAAAGTTTTGCCCTTGGCTTTGCCCGCATGGCGACGGGCAGGAGCTTTGGCCCTGAGCGCGCCAAGGCGGCCAAACGCCTGCTGTCTGCCTGTATGGCCGAGCCTTTCCTGGTCGCCGGCACCGGCAAAGTGGATGTGGCGCTGATGCAGGCCGCGCCCGGCCGCATATTCGTCAAGACGGGCGCCGAGGGTGTCTATTGCGCTGCCGTTCCGGAGCTTGGCCTCGGCATCGCGCTAAAATGCGATGACGGCGCCGGCCGCGCCGCCGAGGTGATGATTGCCACTGTACTGGCAAAACTTCTCAGCGCCGACGGCGCACTGGCGGCGAACCTTCTGGAGCGGGCCAATCCTCCGATCGAAAGCCGCATTGGCGCCAAGGTCGGCTCGCTGCGGCCGACGACGACGCTCAGCTGA
- a CDS encoding TIGR03808 family TAT-translocated repetitive protein, which produces MLNRRTLLKGTVGFAVLGVSLDNALAKTAALGSINAAELGVEPDAPDDQSKAFATMLAEASQRNAPVFLPPGTYVVSNLTLPARVRLSGVPGASRILYGGNGHLLTAEQAEHIEFTALVFDGANGGLADDAQGLLDLRRVAHLVIDNCTITGSGKHGLALEHASGRIERSEISGAADAGIYSVEAAGLAISDNTVSDCGNGGILVHRWQQAEDGTIVSGNRVQRIGARGGGTGQNGNGINAFRAGNVSVTGNIVSDCAFSAIRANSSSNLQMTGNTCSRSGETALYSEFSFEGAIIGNNIVDGAANGISIVNFNDGGRMGVCSNNIMRNLSTTGPYPADAPGFGVGISVEADTTVSGNVIENAPLYGMQIGWGAYMRNVVATGNIIRQAGTGIAVTVVEGAGNAIISDNVIDGAKNGAIIGQRWAEPATGDLARSSDSGYAHLTVERNRVS; this is translated from the coding sequence ATGTTGAACAGACGAACGCTTCTCAAGGGGACTGTCGGCTTTGCGGTGCTCGGCGTTTCGCTGGACAACGCCTTGGCGAAGACGGCAGCGCTTGGCTCGATCAATGCCGCCGAGCTTGGCGTGGAGCCGGACGCACCGGACGACCAGAGCAAGGCCTTCGCCACGATGCTAGCCGAGGCAAGCCAGCGCAATGCGCCGGTGTTCCTGCCGCCGGGCACCTATGTCGTGTCCAACCTGACCCTGCCCGCCCGCGTCAGGCTTTCGGGCGTGCCGGGCGCCTCGCGCATCCTCTATGGCGGCAATGGCCATTTGCTGACGGCCGAACAGGCCGAGCATATAGAGTTCACCGCATTGGTCTTCGACGGCGCCAACGGCGGGTTGGCCGACGATGCGCAAGGCCTGCTCGACCTGCGCCGCGTCGCCCATCTCGTCATTGACAATTGCACGATCACCGGCAGCGGCAAGCATGGGCTGGCGCTGGAGCATGCGTCGGGCCGCATCGAGCGGTCCGAGATTTCGGGGGCTGCGGACGCCGGCATCTACTCCGTCGAGGCCGCTGGCCTGGCGATATCCGACAACACCGTATCCGACTGTGGCAATGGCGGCATTCTTGTGCATCGCTGGCAGCAGGCCGAGGACGGCACGATCGTCAGCGGCAACCGCGTGCAGCGGATCGGCGCGCGCGGCGGCGGCACCGGGCAGAACGGCAATGGCATCAACGCCTTCCGTGCCGGCAATGTCTCGGTCACCGGCAACATCGTCTCGGACTGCGCCTTCTCGGCGATCCGCGCCAACAGTTCCAGCAATCTGCAGATGACCGGCAACACCTGCTCGCGGTCGGGCGAAACCGCGCTCTATTCCGAATTCTCCTTCGAAGGCGCCATCATCGGCAACAACATCGTCGATGGTGCCGCTAACGGCATCTCGATCGTCAATTTCAACGACGGCGGCCGTATGGGTGTCTGCTCAAACAACATCATGCGCAACCTCTCGACCACCGGCCCCTACCCCGCCGACGCGCCGGGCTTCGGCGTCGGTATCAGCGTCGAGGCCGACACCACCGTCTCGGGCAATGTCATCGAGAACGCGCCGCTCTACGGCATGCAGATCGGCTGGGGCGCTTATATGCGCAATGTTGTGGCGACGGGAAACATCATCCGTCAGGCCGGAACCGGCATCGCCGTCACTGTGGTAGAAGGCGCTGGAAACGCCATCATTTCCGACAACGTCATCGACGGCGCCAAGAACGGCGCCATCATCGGCCAGCGCTGGGCCGAACCGGCGACCGGCGACCTCGCGCGGTCGAGCGATAGCGGCTATGCGCACCTGACGGTCGAGCGAAACAGGGTCAGCTGA
- the greA gene encoding transcription elongation factor GreA, with translation MSRAFTREEDSENAIAGIGERPISQHRNLVTERGLAMIEDNLADLRDILAKAERKADRERIAVVSRDLRYWTARRESAELSVPEPGSDQVRFGMGVTLESDDGKKVHWKIVGEDEADPSKGSISHVSPMAVALFGKKVGDVASVNGKEWEIVKLSDA, from the coding sequence ATGAGCAGGGCTTTCACCCGCGAGGAAGACAGCGAAAACGCCATTGCCGGCATCGGCGAGCGGCCGATCAGCCAACACCGCAATCTGGTGACGGAGCGCGGCCTGGCGATGATCGAGGACAATCTGGCCGATCTGCGCGACATTTTGGCGAAAGCCGAGCGAAAAGCCGATCGCGAGCGCATTGCCGTCGTCTCGCGCGACCTGCGCTACTGGACAGCGCGCCGCGAAAGCGCCGAGCTTTCCGTGCCGGAACCGGGCAGCGACCAGGTGCGCTTCGGCATGGGTGTCACGCTGGAAAGCGATGACGGCAAGAAAGTGCACTGGAAGATCGTCGGCGAGGACGAGGCCGACCCCTCAAAGGGCAGCATCTCACACGTCTCGCCAATGGCCGTGGCGCTGTTCGGCAAGAAGGTCGGCGACGTCGCAAGCGTCAACGGCAAGGAATGGGAAATTGTCAAGCTGTCGGACGCCTGA
- a CDS encoding helicase HerA-like C-terminal domain-containing protein, producing the protein MADDTSIFLGASRKPDDSYQRAEQLLLQYGNRHGLITGATGTGKTVSLQILAEGFSNAGVPVFCADIKGDLSGIAMMGKAQDFLVKRAEQVKLDPYDFQEFPVIFWDLFGEQGHPIRATVSEMGPLLLSRLMNLSEAQEGIMNIAFRIADEDGLLLLDMKDLQALLANIAARADEISSRYGNVTKPSVGAIQRTLLVLEQQGAAHFFGEPALRIADIMRTTRDGRGAISVLAADRLMMNPRLYATFLLWLMSELFEELPEVGDPDRPKLVFFFDEAHLLFDEAPKVLIDRVEQVVRLIRSKGVGVYFVTQNPLDIPEKVLAQLGNRVQHALRAYTPREQQAVKTAADTFRPNPDFDCATAITQLGTGEALVSTLEVKGVPSMVQRTLIRPPSSRLGPITADERRKLIDQSPVAGQYDQTIDRESAFEMLQKKARDAQDEQAQQADTGRSRWTIPGFGNDDPPPQQSGGRRAPAPRPSNRQTVAEAAIKAVVRSVGSSVGRAIVRGILGSLSRGR; encoded by the coding sequence ATGGCTGACGACACCAGCATTTTCCTCGGCGCCAGCCGCAAGCCCGACGACAGCTATCAGCGCGCCGAACAGCTCTTGCTGCAATATGGGAACCGCCATGGCCTGATCACCGGCGCCACCGGCACCGGCAAGACAGTCAGCCTGCAGATCCTGGCCGAGGGGTTTTCCAATGCCGGCGTGCCTGTGTTCTGCGCCGATATCAAGGGCGACCTGTCCGGCATTGCCATGATGGGCAAGGCGCAGGATTTCCTGGTCAAGCGGGCCGAGCAGGTCAAGCTCGACCCTTACGACTTCCAGGAATTCCCGGTCATCTTCTGGGACCTGTTCGGCGAGCAGGGCCATCCGATCCGCGCCACCGTCTCGGAAATGGGGCCGCTGCTTCTGTCGCGGCTGATGAACCTCTCCGAAGCGCAGGAAGGCATCATGAACATCGCCTTCCGCATCGCCGATGAGGATGGCCTGCTGCTGCTCGACATGAAGGATCTGCAAGCACTGCTGGCCAACATCGCAGCGCGCGCCGACGAGATCAGCTCGCGCTACGGCAATGTCACCAAGCCGTCGGTCGGCGCAATCCAGCGCACGCTTCTGGTGCTGGAACAGCAGGGCGCGGCGCATTTCTTCGGCGAACCGGCTTTGCGCATCGCCGACATCATGCGCACCACTCGCGACGGTCGTGGCGCCATCAGCGTGCTTGCCGCCGACAGATTGATGATGAACCCCAGGCTCTACGCCACCTTCCTGCTCTGGCTGATGTCGGAGCTGTTCGAGGAATTGCCCGAGGTCGGCGATCCCGACAGGCCGAAGCTGGTGTTCTTCTTCGACGAGGCGCATCTGCTTTTCGACGAGGCGCCGAAGGTGCTGATCGACCGCGTTGAGCAGGTGGTTCGCTTGATCCGCTCCAAGGGCGTCGGCGTCTATTTCGTTACGCAGAACCCCTTGGATATCCCTGAAAAGGTTCTCGCCCAGCTCGGCAACCGTGTGCAGCACGCGCTGCGCGCCTATACGCCGCGTGAGCAGCAGGCGGTCAAGACCGCCGCCGACACCTTCCGGCCCAATCCCGATTTCGACTGCGCCACCGCCATCACCCAGCTCGGCACCGGCGAGGCGCTGGTCTCGACGCTGGAGGTCAAGGGCGTGCCGTCCATGGTGCAGCGGACATTGATCCGGCCGCCGTCGTCCAGGCTTGGCCCGATCACGGCGGACGAGCGCCGCAAGCTGATCGACCAGAGCCCGGTCGCCGGCCAGTACGACCAGACCATCGACCGCGAATCGGCCTTCGAGATGCTGCAGAAGAAAGCCAGGGATGCGCAGGACGAGCAGGCGCAGCAGGCCGACACTGGCCGCTCGCGCTGGACCATTCCGGGCTTCGGCAATGACGATCCGCCGCCGCAGCAATCAGGCGGTCGCCGGGCCCCTGCACCACGGCCGTCCAACCGCCAGACGGTGGCCGAAGCCGCGATCAAAGCTGTCGTGCGCTCGGTCGGCTCGTCGGTCGGCCGCGCGATCGTGCGCGGGATTCTGGGCAGCCTGTCCAGGGGGCGGTAA
- the scpA gene encoding methylmalonyl-CoA mutase — protein sequence MIPDFSHIGWSAPRRAPVEVKGQRLTPEGIAVKHLYSQGDLKGLPHLDTYPGMPPFMRGPYPTMYVQQPWTIRQYAGFSTAEESNAFYRRNLAAGQKGLSVAFDLPTHRGYDSDHPRVAGDVGMAGVAIDSILDMRQLFDGIPLGEMTVSMTMNGAVLPIMALYIVAAEEQGVAQKDLAGTIQNDILKEFMVRNTYIYPPKPSMRIVSDIFSYTSQHMPKFNSISISGYHMQEAGATADLELAYTIADGIEYARAGVAAGLDIDRFAPRLSFFWAIGMNFFMEIAKLRAARLLWATLMQKNFAPNDERSLSLRTHCQTSGWSLTAQDPYNNITRTMIEAMAATQGHTQSLHTNSFDEAMALPTDHSARIARNTQLILQKESGTTCIIDPWGGSAYIERLTHDLAARALAHIEEVEALGGMAAATEQGIPKLRIEEAAARTQARIDSGEQILVGVNAHRPENEIDVDVLKIDNAEVKARQLSKLQNLKGTRNVGAVESALDALTRAAQGNENLLEFAIRAARANATVGEISLALEKVFGRHVASVQTISGVYRNALGDNLTVDRLLEKLEAFEKKSGGKPRILVAKMGQDGHDRGQKVIATAFADLGFDVTVGAMFQTPDEIARLAVAQDVHVIGASSLAAGHLTLIPELRDALKKLGRSDMLIVAGGVIPPQDYGAVLEAGAAEIFPPGTVIPEAADRLLDRLLAG from the coding sequence GTGATCCCGGATTTCAGCCACATTGGCTGGTCGGCGCCACGGCGCGCGCCGGTCGAGGTCAAGGGCCAGCGGCTGACGCCGGAAGGTATTGCCGTCAAGCATCTCTACAGCCAGGGCGATCTCAAGGGGCTGCCGCATCTCGACACCTATCCGGGAATGCCGCCCTTCATGCGCGGTCCCTACCCGACCATGTATGTCCAGCAGCCGTGGACGATCCGGCAATATGCCGGCTTCTCGACGGCCGAGGAATCCAACGCCTTCTACCGGCGCAATCTCGCCGCCGGCCAAAAGGGCCTTTCGGTCGCTTTCGATCTGCCCACCCATCGCGGCTATGACAGCGACCATCCGCGCGTTGCCGGCGATGTCGGCATGGCGGGCGTGGCCATCGATTCCATCCTCGACATGCGGCAATTGTTCGACGGCATTCCGCTGGGCGAGATGACGGTGTCGATGACCATGAACGGCGCGGTGCTGCCGATCATGGCGCTCTATATCGTCGCGGCCGAAGAACAGGGCGTTGCTCAGAAGGATCTCGCCGGCACCATTCAGAACGACATTCTGAAGGAGTTCATGGTCCGCAACACCTACATCTATCCGCCGAAGCCCTCGATGCGGATCGTGTCTGACATCTTCTCCTATACCTCCCAGCACATGCCGAAGTTCAATTCGATCTCGATCTCCGGCTATCACATGCAGGAGGCCGGCGCGACCGCGGACCTGGAGCTCGCCTACACCATCGCCGACGGCATCGAATATGCCCGCGCCGGCGTCGCCGCCGGGCTCGACATCGACCGTTTCGCCCCGCGGCTTTCCTTCTTCTGGGCGATCGGCATGAACTTCTTCATGGAGATCGCCAAGCTCCGCGCGGCGCGCCTGTTGTGGGCGACCCTGATGCAGAAGAATTTTGCACCGAACGACGAACGCTCGCTGTCGCTGCGCACCCATTGCCAGACCTCCGGCTGGTCGCTGACGGCGCAGGACCCCTACAACAACATCACCCGCACCATGATCGAGGCGATGGCGGCGACGCAGGGACATACCCAGTCGCTGCACACCAACTCCTTCGACGAGGCGATGGCGCTGCCGACCGACCACTCGGCGCGCATCGCCCGCAACACGCAGTTGATCCTGCAGAAGGAATCCGGCACCACCTGCATCATCGATCCGTGGGGCGGCTCGGCCTATATCGAACGGCTGACGCACGATCTGGCGGCGCGTGCGCTCGCCCATATCGAAGAGGTCGAGGCGCTTGGCGGCATGGCGGCAGCAACCGAACAGGGCATTCCAAAACTTCGCATCGAGGAAGCGGCGGCGCGCACGCAGGCGCGTATCGATTCCGGCGAGCAGATACTGGTTGGCGTAAACGCGCATCGCCCCGAGAACGAAATCGACGTCGACGTGCTGAAGATCGACAATGCCGAGGTCAAGGCCCGGCAATTGTCGAAGCTGCAGAACCTGAAAGGCACGCGCAATGTCGGCGCGGTCGAGAGCGCGCTCGATGCGCTGACCCGCGCTGCGCAGGGTAACGAAAACCTGCTGGAATTTGCCATCCGCGCCGCGCGCGCCAATGCCACGGTCGGCGAGATCTCGCTGGCGCTCGAAAAGGTCTTTGGCCGTCACGTCGCCTCGGTGCAAACGATCTCCGGCGTTTATCGCAATGCGCTTGGCGACAATCTGACGGTCGACCGATTGCTGGAGAAGCTCGAAGCTTTCGAGAAGAAGTCCGGCGGCAAGCCGCGCATCCTGGTCGCAAAGATGGGACAGGACGGCCACGACCGTGGCCAGAAGGTGATCGCCACGGCCTTCGCCGATCTCGGCTTCGACGTGACGGTCGGCGCGATGTTCCAGACACCCGACGAGATCGCCAGGCTGGCGGTGGCGCAGGACGTCCATGTCATCGGCGCCTCATCGCTGGCGGCGGGGCACCTGACGCTGATCCCCGAACTACGCGACGCGCTGAAGAAGCTCGGCCGCAGCGACATGCTGATCGTCGCCGGCGGCGTCATCCCGCCGCAGGATTACGGCGCAGTGCTGGAAGCGGGTGCCGCGGAAATCTTCCCGCCAGGGACGGTTATCCCGGAGGCTGCGGATCGGTTGCTGGACCGGCTGCTGGCGGGCTGA